A genomic window from Scatophagus argus isolate fScaArg1 chromosome 17, fScaArg1.pri, whole genome shotgun sequence includes:
- the LOC124074368 gene encoding histone-lysine N-methyltransferase PRDM9-like yields the protein MSKIEMLRLLINQRLTAAAEEIFRVFGRTIAEYEEEISRSKLEIDRQRRLLDLTRKPQISVEVNSSALCEPLEWSSSLDLNETKSPHIKEEEDELWPPQQEETTEQNSVKFVLFQSGGVGSKQDDDQMTSSLSKDSELDQQPGPSAQQTCSDLDEDAPEASDPALRNGQLDSVELEGSLSEVVDSYICTICGRAFAQRGHWAKHVQVHRKVENKVDKSYTCDICGKRLTRFDGYQKHLRIHTGEKPYCCDECGRRFSDNSNYKRHIRTHTGPKTQQS from the exons atgtctaaaatcgAGATGCTGAGGCTGCTGATCAACCAGCGGCTCACCGCGGCCGCCGAGGAGATCTTCAGGGTGTTCGGGAGGACCATAGCCGAGTACGAAGAGGAGATCTCCCGCTCCAAGCTGGAGATCGACCGCCAGCGTCGGCTGCTGGACCTCACCAGGAAGCCGCAGATATCCGTGGAGGTCAACAGTTCAG CTCTCTGCGAGCCGCTGGAGTGGAGCTCCAGTCTGGACCTGAACGAGACAAAGTCTCCTCACatcaaagaggaggaggacgagctGTGGCCGCCTCAGCAGGAGGAGACGACGGAGCAGAACAGCGTCAAGTTCGTGTTGTTCCAGAGCGGCGGCGTGGGGAGCAAGCAGGACGATGACCAGATGACCTCCTCGCTCTCAAAGGACTCGGAGCTGGACCAACAGCCGGGCCCCTCGGCCCAGCAGACCTGCTCAGACCTTGACGAGGATGCCCCCGAAGCGTCAGATCCAGCTTTGCGTAACGGTCAGCTCGACAGTGTCGAGCTGGAGGGGTCGCTGTCTGAGGTGGTGGACTCGTACATTTGCACCATCTGCGGGCGGGCGTTCGCTCAGCGTGGTCACTGGGCCAAACACGTGCAGGTTCACCGCAAGGTCGAGAACAAAGTCGACAAGTCGTACACGTGCGACATCTGCGGGAAGAGGCTGACGCGCTTCGACGGTTATCAGAAACACTTGAGGATCCACACGGGTGAAAAGCCGTACTGCTGCGACGAGTGCGGCCGCAGATTCAGCGACAACTCGAACTACAAGCGGCACATTCGCACACACACGGGACCGAAAACGCAGCAGAGCTGA
- the LOC124074366 gene encoding zinc finger protein 48-like — MSAEQQTVPSPCCVRAPGDVEAPSGPQSELDTLRTLVNERLTAAEDDILGVIVKTVARYKEQIDRQRRQRDSLRSEEEPEVRWSQTADLLQSSSWMKTCPDEQTLGVQLDHTNSTDVCASAAHVKTEAAGGDCGAAEPNCGFDPAGRSEGASDDRPLAGGSETEDHGDYWREAAGLWKPEETEEEEGQSSLPGTQTKSSADLSHQPREAFQRISYLLTHASHIWETVRETPGASREPEAPPPGPQRSVTSLRRLRSELHAAWEPQDAHEDPPGERPYGCTVCGKSFGRRATLVRHVRSHTGEKPFTCTNCGRGFVEKGNLTVHLRTHTGERPSWCSSCNRRFSQLSCFHKHLCQRRGLTAG; from the exons ATGTCCGCGGAGCAGCAGACGGTCCCGTCGCCCTGCTGTGTGCGGGCTCCTGGGGACGTGGAGGCTCCGAGCGGCCCGCAGTCAGAGCTGGACACCCTCAGGACGTTGGTCAACGAGCGGCTGACGGCGGCGGAGGACGACATCCTGGGCGTGATCGTGAAAACCGTGGCCCGGTACAAGGAGCAGATCGACCGCCAGCGGCGACAGCGGGACAGCCTGAGGTCCGAGGAGGAGCCTGAGGTCCGATGGAGCCAAACGGCAG ACCTTCTCCAGTCTTCCTCCTGGATGAAAACGTGTCCTGATGAGCAGACTCTGGGTGTCCAGCTGGACCACACGAACAGTACGGACGTCTGCGCCTCAGCTGCTCACGTTAAAACAGAAGCTGCTGGCGGCGACTGTGGAGCCGCAGAACCAAACTGCGGCTTCGATCCAGCCGGCCGTTCAGAAGGAGCGAGTGATGACCGACCCCTCGCTGGGGGCTCTGAGACCGAAGACCATGGAGACTACTGGAGGGAGGCTGCAGGACTTTGGAAACCAGAGGAAacggaagaagaagaaggacaaagTTCACTTCCCGGCACACAGACGAAGAGCTCCGCTGATCTGTCACATCAGCCTCGGGAGGCCTTCCAGAGGATTAGTTACCTGCTCACTCACGCATCACACATCTGGGAGACTGTGCGGGAAACACCTGGAGCATCCAGAGAGCCTGAAGCTCCACCTCCGGGGCCACAGAGAAGCGTCACTTCGCTGCGCCGTCTGCGGTCAGAGCTTCACGCTGCGTGGGAACCTCAGGACGCACATGAGGATCCACCCGGCGAGCGGCCGTACGGCTGCACCGTCTGCGGCAAGAGCTTTGGCAGGAGGGCGACGCTGGTGCGGCACGTCCGCAGCCACACGGGCGAGAAGCCGTTCACCTGTACGAACTGCGGCCGCGGCTTTGTGGAGAAGGGCAACCTGACGGTGCACCTGCGGACGCACACCGGCGAGAGGCCGTCCTGGTGCTCCAGCTGCAACCGACGCTTCAGCCAGCTGTCGTGCTTCCACAAACACCTCTGTCAGAGGAGAGGCCTGACCGCGGGCTGA
- the LOC124074356 gene encoding zinc finger protein OZF-like: MSEVQTLRAFVNQRLTAAAEEIFELFERTIAEYEEEFCRQRKLLDAVFQPEVRLHREDIQKLLVSKEQVLPEQQDRISSLDQEEPLELPCVKEEQEEILTSLEEEQLQGLEEADITKFTFTPVKSEEDDEEKPQSSLLHKKQTGQMKTEADGEDCGGQEPARSSDPDRHLQPDTHDKISLSSETQTDDSYDSEEETRKPQSGLNPLPNSEAPVSDMESNAGKTPFSPSECATDFGQKGRQEEHKRIQTGMRFSSSGSSKRYTYKESLTARVRLHSEGTFFSCTVCKKTFHQKRNLVKHMRIHTREKPFSCFVCGTRFGQSSTLTTHLRVHAGEKPLTCSVCKISFGDTGTLSKHEKIHKGEKPFRCSVCSKTFVQKGHLRQHLIVHTGEKPFSCSICKKTFQWRGNVVRHMRIHTGEKPFSCSVCGKEFAQSSTLTTHLRVHTGEKPFTCSVCKASFSLRSSLYKHSRTHTGEKPFSCSVCGKTFGDKANLRRHSNVHTGKKQFSCNICEKQFTQFTNLKKHKCVGESSRS, encoded by the exons atgtcTGAAGTTCAAACGCTGAGAGCTTTTGTCAACCAGCgactgactgcagctgctgaagagaTTTTCGAGCTGTTTGAGAGAACGATAGCGGAGTACGAAGAGGAATTTTGTCGGCAGCGCAAACTGCTGGACGCTGTTTTCCAGCCTGAAGTGCGCTTACACAGAGAGG ACATCCAGAAGCTGTTGGTGAGCAAAGAGCAGGTTCTGCCTGAGCAGCAGGACAGGATCTCAAGTCTGGACCAAGAGGAGCCACTAGAGCTGCCATGCgttaaagaggaacaggaggagatCTTGACTAGTCTGGAGGAAGAGCAGCTTCAAGGACTGGAGGAAGCCGATATCACCAAGTTCACATTCACTCcagtgaagagtgaagaagatgatgaagagaagCCTCAGTCCTCACTGCTTCATAAGAAACAAACTggacagatgaaaacagaagctgatggaGAGGACTGTGGAGGACAAGAACCAGCCAGGAGCTCAGATCCAGATAGACACCTACAACCTGATACTCATGACAAGATTTCACTTTCCTCTGAGACTCAAACTGATGACAGTTATGATTCGGAGGAGGAGACCAGAAAACCTCAGTCAGGTTTAAACCCTCTGCCGAACAGTGAAGCACCTGTAAGTGATATGGAAAGTAATGCTGGAAAAACACCATTCAGCCCCTCTGAATGTGCTACAGACTTTGGCCAAAAGGGACGTCAGGAGGAACACAAACGAATCCAAACAGGAATGAGATTTAGTAGCTCAGGTTCTAGTAAAAGATACACCTACAAGGAGTCCTTAACAGCTCGCGTGAGACTTCATTCAGAGGGAACATTTTTCAGCTGCACAGTCTGTAAGAAAACGTTTCACCAGAAAAGAAATCTTGTGAAGCATATGAGAATCCACACGAGGGAGAAACCGTTCAGTTGTTTTGTATGTGGCACAAGATTTGGACAAAGTTCCACTTTGACCACACACTTAAGAGTTCACGCAggagaaaaacctttaacatgcTCAGTTTGTAAGATAAGTTTTGGTGACACTGGCACTTTGTCGAAGCATGAGAAAATCCATAAGGGGGAGAAACCATTTCGTTGCTCAGTTTGTAGTAAAACGTTTGTACAAAAGGGACATCTGAGACAACACTTGATTgtccacacaggagagaaaccatTTAGTTGTTCAATTTGTAAAAAAACCTTTCAGTGGAGGGGCAATGTTGTCAGGCATATGAGAatccacacaggagagaaaccctTCAGTTGTTCTGTCTGTGGGAAAGAATTTGCACAAAGCTCAACTCTGACCACACACTTAAGAGTTCATACAGGAGAAAAACCTTTCACATGCTCAGTTTGCAAAGCAAGTTTCAGTCTCAGGAGCAGTTtgtacaaacacagcagaaccCACACCGGGGAGAAACCGTTTAGTTGCTCAGTTTGTGGTAAAACCTTTGGAGATAAAGCAAACCTGAGACGACACTCCAATGTCCACACGGGCAAGAAGCAGTTCAGCTGCAACATTTGTGAGAAGCAGTTCACTCAGTTCACTaatttgaaaaaacacaagtgtgttggtgagagcagcagaagttaa
- the LOC124074365 gene encoding gastrula zinc finger protein XlCGF52.1-like: MAHFKEEPDADFKPEVWLHTADVQQLLVSKEEFPPEQQDWSSTLDQQDPPELPHIKEEHEELWTSQEEEQLQGLKEMKEEDDIIKFTFTPVPVKTEEDDEEKPQSSHLHQRPTEQVKSEPEGEDCGGPEPARSSDSERHLPPDTHEPETDDSWDWEDTRESKSGLNPQTSGSSSECATSFGHNGIQTGGKPFSCSVCGKRYPRRNSLNDHLRLHSEGKRFSCSVCKKTFQWRAGLVRHMRIHTGEKPYSCYFCDLRFAQNSSLISHLRVHTGEKPFKCSVCKASFRVSCHLSKHMRLHSGEKPFSCSDCGKRFAQRGALRRHSAVHTGEKPFSCSICGKGFARPENLRRHVTVHKEEKTLT; encoded by the exons ATGGCTCATTTCAAAGAGGAACCGGATGCTGATTTCAAGCCTGAAGTCTGGTTACACACAGCAG ATGTTCAGCAGCTGTTGGTGAGTAAAGAAGAGTTTCCCCCTGAGCAGCAGGATTGGAGCTCCACTCTGGACCAGCAGGACCCACCAGAGCTGCCACATATTAAAGAAGAACATGAGGAACTCTGGACAAgtcaggaggaagagcagcttCAAGGACTGaaggagatgaaggaggaggatgataTCATCAAGTTCACTTTCACTCCAGTGCCTGTGAAGactgaagaagatgatgaagagaaaCCACAGTCTTCACATCTTCATCAAAGACCAACTGAACAAGTGAAATCAGAACCTGAAGGAGAGGACTGTGGAGGACCAGAACCAGCCAGGAGCTCAGACTCCGAAAGACATTTACCACCTGATACTCACGAACCTGAGACTGATGACAGTTGGGACTGGGAGGACACCAGAGAATCCAAGTCAGGTTTAAACCCTCAAACATCCGGGAGCTCCTCTGAATGTGCTACAAGCTTTGGCCACAATGGAATCCAAACAGGAGGGAAACCATTCAGCTGCTCAGTCTGCGGTAAAAGGTACCCCCGGAGGAACTCCTTAAACGATCATTTGAGACTTCATTCAGAAGGAAAACGCTTCAGCTGCTCGGTGTGcaaaaaaacttttcagtggAGAGCAGGGCTTGTGAGGCACATGAGAATCCACACAGGGGAGAAACCCTATAGTTGCTATTTCTGCGATTTAAGATTCGCACAAAACTCGAGTTTGATCTCACACTTAAGAGTTCACACAGGAGAAAAACCTTTCAAATGTTCGGTTTGTAAAGCAAGTTTTCGCGTCTCGTGTCATTTGTCCAAACACATGCGACTGCACTCTGGAGAGAAACCGTTCAGCTGTTCGGACTGCGGTAAAAGATTTGCACAGCGTGGCGCCCTGAGAAGACACTCGGCTGttcacacaggagagaagccGTTCAGTTGTTCCATTTGTGGTAAAGGATTTGCACGACCTGAAAATCTCAGGCGACACGTGACAGTccacaaagaagagaaaacactgacttgA
- the LOC124074355 gene encoding carcinoembryonic antigen-related cell adhesion molecule 5-like, with amino-acid sequence MDLLASKLLLFLLFLIGSHAEHGVLPEGPLSALVGNNVTFKTLLDRPNYVAIIWNYNNGADQVNIATASSAEVNVAETYKGRVTLNKTNGDLFLGPLKPSDSGDYSISVVLLGAPTKTQETKLRVLEPVADVAIKSNMADAIEHNSTVVLTCSAKGSFLKFTWTNGTTPIMADGKRLTLKEEDLSSTLTITDVLRSDLVGPIYCTAANDLETEKSAPFNLTVYYGPEEVTITPLNPPQFVSSSSNFNLSCSAQSDPPATFIWYHNQQMMEAGGPVLTLDVIKAHGLGKTAEEYTCRATNAKTKRVVPSAGVSFALMEPISGVKISGPTDVLIAGNSTANISCQATSGSVKSTTWHKDGKPLSANSRLSFASDMSSMMITVLQKEDNGEYTCQLSNPVNKEQASYKMVVNYGPESPTVTGEKEVEMNDPVKLTCVVDSVPPANITWKFNGTVTNVKTTTYSIEKAAFKNTGTYTCEAHNSVTGKTTSFTHSLSVKEEGALDEGLSDGAIAGIVIGVLLALGAAIGLIIYCRQKVPVESPY; translated from the exons ATGGATCTGCTCGCCTCTAAGttgcttctgtttctgctttttctcaTCG GATCCCACGCAGAACACGGCGTCCTGCCGGAGGGTCCGCTCAGCGCGCTGGTGGGCAACAACGTGACTTTTAAGACCCTGCTCGACCGACCCAACTACGTCGCCATAATCTGGAATTACAACAACGGGGCTGATCAGGTCAACATCGCGACCGCCAGCTCAGCAGAGGTGAATGTGGCCGAAACGTACAAGGGAAGAGTTACTCTCAACAAGACCAACGGAGACCTGTTCCTGGGGCCCCTGAAGCCCAGTGACAGCGGGGACTACAGCATCAGTGTGGTTTTGCTTGGCGCTCCTACTAAAACCCAGGAGACTAAACTCCGAGTTCTGG AGCCCGTGGCTGATGTGGCCATCAAGTCCAACATGGCCGACGCCATCGAGCACAACAGCACTGTGGTTCTCACCTGCTCTGCCAAAGGGTCCTTCCTCAAGTTCACCTGGACCAACGGCACCACGCCCATCATGGCCGACGGCAAACGACTCACGCTCAAAGAG GAGGACCTGTCCAGTACACTGACCATCACAGATGTTCTCAGGTCAGATCTGGTTGGGCCCATCTACTGCACAGCAGCTAATGATCTGGAGACGGAGAAGAGCGCCCCCTTCAACCTTACTGTCTACT ACGGACCTGAAGAAGTCACCATCACTCCTTTGAACCCTCCACAGTTCGTCTCATCCAGCTCAAACTTCAACCTGTCCTGTTCAGCCCAGTCCGACCCACCGGCCACCTTCATATGGTACCACAATCAGCAGATGATGGAGGCCGGTGGTCCCGTCCTGACTCTGGATGTGATCAAAGCCCACGGACTGGGGAAGACAGCGGAGGAATACACATGCAGGGCCACCAACGCCAAAACCAAGCGCGTTGTTCCTTCTGCCGGCGTTTCCTTCGCTTTGATGG AACCCATCTCAGGTGTTAAAATCAGCGGTCCGACTGATGTCCTCATCGCCGGCAACAGCACGGCCAACATCAGCTGCCAGGCGACGTCCGGCAGCGTCAAGTCCACAACCTGGCACAAAGATGGCAAACCTCTGTCTGCCAATTCCCGCCTGTCGTTTGCCAGTGACATGAGCTCCATGATGATCACTGTGCTGCAGAAAGAAGACAACGGCGAGTACACGTGTCAGCTCAGCAACCCCGTCAACAAAGAACAGGCCTCCTACAAGATGGTGGTcaact ACGGCCCCGAATCACCAACGGTGACGGGTGAAAAGGAAGTAGAGATGAACGACCCGGTGAAGCTCACATGTGTTGTTGACTCCGTCCCCCCGGCCAACATCACCTGGAAGTTTAACGGAACAGTGACCAATGTCAAAACGACCACGTACTCCATTGAGAAGGCTGCTTTCAAAAACACTGGGACGTACACGTGTGAGGCGCACAACTCTGTTACTGGCAAGACCACATCGTTCACCCACAGCCTGTCCGTCAAAG